The Campylobacter sp. MIT 12-8780 genome has a window encoding:
- the purL gene encoding phosphoribosylformylglycinamidine synthase subunit PurL gives MDKDTIKAHKISDEEYKEILKILGREPNLLELGVFSAMWSEHCSYKSSKKYLNGFPTKAPWVIQGPGENAGVIDIGGGMAAVFKIESHNHPSFIEPFAGAATGVGGIMRDVFTMGARVVAGLNSLKFGDIHDAKIAKHQKYLVKGVVSGIAHYGNCMGVPTIGGECSFDECFNGNILVNAFALGICKQEELFYAKAEGVGNPVIYVGSKTGRDGLGGAVMASDSFSENSKSLRPTVQIGDPFTEKLLMESCLELFKKDLIIGIQDMGAAGLTSSSFEMAGKSGAGMKLYLDKTPMREEGMSPYELMLSESQERMLICAKKGKEKEVIEIFEKYTLDAAVIGEVSDTGKMELFWHNELVGEIPIAPLSEKAPILDRKTQKPRYLELMKEYDFMLKNSATHTLKALLSNENIADKAFIYDQFDSSVQTNTIKADGKLGASVIRVKENNAALAMAVECNSRLNFIDPYKGAALNVMNAGRKVACAGAKPLAISDCLNYGSPLNAEVMWQFAQGCEGIKEACKALNTPVVSGNVSLYNETDGVSIYPSPTIVCVGLNEKAQNSLKSSLEKENISLYLLGDTKGEFVGSLVAKVQDKLCEGRLNELDFNAELKLWDLLLKANENKLLECANSVGVGGLAVCLAKMCAISEVGIKAEICFKHPKISDEALLFDESASRAVVGVSDEAAFEALAKEFGVNYIKLGVSTKEQIFKLNTLTLSKQELDELYFSSFKKELL, from the coding sequence ATGGATAAGGACACTATAAAAGCACATAAAATCAGCGATGAAGAGTATAAAGAAATACTTAAAATTCTAGGCAGAGAGCCAAATTTACTCGAGCTTGGCGTGTTTTCAGCTATGTGGAGCGAGCATTGTTCGTATAAGTCAAGCAAAAAATACCTTAATGGCTTTCCCACAAAAGCACCTTGGGTGATACAAGGACCTGGAGAAAATGCTGGTGTGATCGATATAGGCGGAGGCATGGCAGCTGTGTTTAAGATAGAAAGTCACAACCACCCAAGTTTTATCGAGCCTTTTGCAGGAGCTGCTACTGGAGTTGGTGGGATTATGCGTGATGTTTTTACTATGGGTGCGCGTGTGGTTGCTGGCTTAAATTCCTTAAAATTTGGCGATATACACGATGCTAAAATAGCTAAACACCAAAAATACCTTGTCAAAGGTGTGGTAAGTGGTATAGCTCATTATGGAAACTGCATGGGTGTGCCTACTATAGGTGGAGAGTGTAGTTTTGATGAATGCTTTAATGGCAATATCTTAGTTAATGCCTTTGCGCTTGGCATTTGCAAGCAAGAAGAGTTATTTTATGCTAAGGCTGAAGGTGTTGGAAATCCAGTGATTTATGTAGGCTCAAAAACAGGTAGAGATGGGCTTGGCGGGGCTGTTATGGCAAGTGATAGTTTTAGTGAAAATAGCAAAAGTTTGCGTCCAACCGTGCAAATTGGCGATCCATTCACTGAAAAACTCTTAATGGAAAGCTGTTTAGAGCTTTTTAAGAAAGATCTCATCATTGGCATTCAAGATATGGGTGCGGCTGGGCTTACTTCAAGTTCTTTTGAAATGGCTGGTAAAAGTGGTGCGGGCATGAAACTTTACCTTGATAAAACGCCGATGAGAGAAGAGGGTATGAGTCCTTATGAATTAATGCTGAGCGAAAGTCAAGAAAGAATGCTTATTTGCGCAAAAAAGGGCAAGGAAAAAGAAGTGATTGAAATTTTTGAAAAATACACCCTTGATGCAGCAGTGATTGGCGAAGTAAGTGATACAGGCAAAATGGAGCTTTTTTGGCATAATGAGCTCGTTGGAGAAATCCCAATCGCACCTTTGAGCGAAAAAGCGCCTATTTTAGATAGAAAAACGCAAAAGCCAAGGTATTTAGAGCTTATGAAAGAGTATGATTTTATGCTTAAAAACTCAGCAACTCATACACTTAAAGCACTTTTAAGTAATGAAAATATCGCTGATAAAGCTTTTATTTACGATCAATTTGACTCAAGCGTGCAAACAAACACCATTAAAGCTGATGGCAAGTTAGGTGCAAGCGTCATACGCGTCAAAGAAAACAACGCAGCCTTAGCTATGGCTGTGGAGTGTAATTCAAGGCTTAATTTCATCGATCCGTATAAAGGTGCGGCTTTAAATGTGATGAATGCTGGACGCAAGGTAGCGTGTGCTGGGGCAAAGCCTTTGGCGATTAGTGATTGTTTAAATTATGGTAGTCCTTTAAATGCTGAGGTGATGTGGCAATTTGCTCAAGGTTGCGAGGGCATAAAAGAAGCGTGCAAGGCTTTAAATACGCCTGTTGTGAGTGGAAATGTAAGCTTATATAATGAAACTGATGGGGTAAGCATTTACCCAAGCCCGACTATAGTGTGCGTTGGTTTAAATGAGAAAGCTCAAAACTCCTTAAAATCAAGCCTTGAAAAAGAAAACATCAGTCTTTACCTGCTTGGCGATACCAAAGGCGAGTTTGTGGGCTCACTTGTGGCAAAGGTGCAAGATAAGTTGTGCGAGGGTAGGTTAAATGAACTTGATTTTAATGCAGAGCTTAAGCTTTGGGATTTGCTTTTAAAGGCAAATGAAAACAAGCTTTTAGAATGTGCAAATAGCGTTGGCGTAGGAGGTTTGGCTGTGTGCTTGGCAAAAATGTGCGCTATTAGCGAAGTTGGCATAAAAGCTGAAATATGTTTTAAACACCCAAAAATAAGCGATGAAGCCTTGCTTTTTGATGAAAGTGCAAGCAGAGCAGTAGTAGGTGTAAGTGATGAGGCGGCTTTTGAAGCGCTTGCAAAAGAGTTTGGGGTAAATTATATCAAACTTGGCGTAAGCACAAAAGAACAAATTTTTAAGCTTAATACTCTCACTTTAAGCAAGCAAGAACTTGATGAGCTTTATTTTTCAAGCTTTAAAAAGGAACTTTTATAA
- the mnmE gene encoding tRNA uridine-5-carboxymethylaminomethyl(34) synthesis GTPase MnmE, whose translation MNETIAAIATPQGEAAISIVRLSGIKAYEIALLMSKRAHLKPRYAHLSKIYTQENELIDEVILLFFKAPYSFTGEDVVEFQSHGGFSVAFILLEELLRYGVRLANAGEFSKRAYLNDKMSLLKALHISELIKAKSAFGAKLIARNLEGKLQTLLEQMRNDLLKSLAFVETSIDYADDDLPLNLLKDIQAMCEQNAKKLEQITSISKTKKGLIEGFKIAIIGKPNVGKSSLLNALLSYERAIVSNTAGTTRDTIEESLKIGSHLAKIIDTAGIRNSNDAIEQMGIKLSKEAIAKADIILAVFDNSRAFDEEDAEILELVKPFLGDKSEKKVFLLLNKSDLKPKFHFPKDLSFIKLCTKEPLDELLKALKLYLNSLESVEFVLPNLELVHSFEEASKALQRAKVLIEENSLELFAFELHLALDEIAKYTQKIEHSEVLDAMFSHFCLGK comes from the coding sequence ATGAATGAAACCATAGCTGCTATAGCAACACCTCAAGGCGAAGCTGCCATATCTATAGTCAGATTAAGCGGAATAAAAGCTTATGAAATCGCACTTTTAATGAGTAAAAGAGCGCATTTAAAGCCTCGCTACGCCCATTTAAGCAAAATTTACACCCAAGAAAATGAACTTATCGATGAAGTTATCCTTCTTTTTTTTAAAGCTCCTTATAGCTTTACGGGCGAAGATGTGGTTGAGTTTCAAAGCCATGGTGGTTTTAGCGTTGCTTTTATCTTGCTTGAAGAACTTTTAAGGTATGGGGTTCGTTTGGCAAATGCTGGTGAATTTAGCAAAAGAGCATACCTTAATGATAAAATGAGTCTTTTAAAAGCCTTACATATCAGCGAGCTTATCAAAGCCAAATCAGCCTTTGGTGCAAAACTTATCGCAAGAAATTTAGAAGGCAAGCTTCAAACGCTTTTGGAGCAAATGAGAAATGATTTGCTTAAAAGCCTTGCTTTTGTTGAAACAAGCATTGATTATGCTGATGATGATCTGCCTTTAAATTTACTCAAAGATATTCAAGCTATGTGCGAGCAAAATGCCAAAAAGCTTGAGCAAATCACTTCAATATCAAAAACAAAAAAAGGACTTATCGAGGGCTTTAAAATCGCTATCATTGGCAAGCCAAATGTCGGCAAATCCTCGCTTTTAAATGCTCTTTTAAGCTACGAAAGAGCTATAGTTTCAAATACAGCTGGCACCACAAGAGATACCATAGAAGAAAGCCTAAAAATCGGCTCTCATCTAGCAAAGATTATCGATACAGCCGGCATTAGAAACTCAAATGATGCTATAGAACAAATGGGTATAAAGCTGAGTAAAGAAGCTATTGCAAAGGCTGATATTATCCTTGCTGTGTTTGATAACTCAAGGGCTTTTGATGAAGAAGATGCTGAGATTTTAGAGCTTGTTAAGCCTTTTTTGGGTGATAAAAGTGAAAAAAAGGTTTTTTTGTTACTGAATAAAAGCGATTTAAAGCCCAAATTTCATTTTCCAAAGGATTTATCTTTCATAAAACTTTGCACCAAAGAGCCTTTAGATGAGCTTTTAAAGGCTTTAAAGTTATACTTGAATTCTTTAGAAAGTGTGGAGTTTGTTTTGCCAAATTTAGAACTAGTGCATTCTTTTGAAGAGGCGAGCAAGGCTTTGCAAAGGGCTAAGGTTTTAATTGAAGAAAATTCACTTGAGCTTTTTGCCTTTGAGCTTCATTTAGCTTTAGATGAAATCGCTAAATACACGCAAAAGATAGAGCACAGCGAAGTACTTGATGCGATGTTTAGCCATTTTTGTTTGGGTAAGTAA
- a CDS encoding TerB family tellurite resistance protein: MAFILLLLAIFAFVWYYKNYMAGQSSSTFQKFTRASKGFGKSFAQGIYEQRLDEYKRKMNYYVVALLAKIAKSDGRVSQSEADMITQILNANASDEKERAFLKASFNEHKNELNDTQSVAYEFMREVPLPQNERLNVLRMFVYVASIDGVMNDTKIKLLSLIASAFGVSTLELESFIASFRHSSNSKELSLDEAYKVLELDKNADINELKKRYRALAKKYHPDILNANNVSEAELKQGAAKFQEINEAYEKLKKYLEN, translated from the coding sequence ATGGCTTTTATACTTTTGCTTTTGGCAATTTTTGCCTTTGTTTGGTATTATAAAAACTACATGGCAGGGCAATCATCAAGCACTTTTCAAAAATTCACAAGAGCAAGCAAAGGTTTTGGCAAGAGCTTTGCTCAAGGAATTTATGAGCAAAGGCTTGATGAGTATAAAAGAAAGATGAATTATTATGTCGTTGCGCTTTTAGCTAAGATTGCAAAAAGCGATGGTAGAGTTTCTCAAAGCGAAGCGGATATGATCACTCAAATTTTAAATGCCAATGCAAGCGATGAGAAAGAAAGAGCTTTTTTAAAGGCAAGTTTTAACGAGCATAAAAACGAGCTTAATGATACGCAAAGTGTGGCGTATGAGTTTATGCGTGAGGTTCCGCTGCCTCAAAATGAACGTTTGAATGTCTTAAGAATGTTTGTATATGTTGCTAGCATAGATGGAGTGATGAATGATACTAAGATCAAGCTTTTAAGTCTCATCGCTTCAGCCTTTGGTGTAAGTACTTTAGAGCTTGAAAGTTTTATCGCAAGTTTTAGGCATAGCTCAAACTCCAAAGAACTTAGCCTTGATGAAGCTTATAAGGTGCTAGAGCTTGATAAAAATGCTGATATAAATGAACTTAAGAAAAGATACAGAGCCTTAGCCAAAAAATACCACCCAGATATCTTAAACGCAAATAATGTCAGCGAAGCCGAGCTTAAACAAGGTGCGGCTAAATTTCAAGAGATTAACGAAGCTTATGAAAAGCTTAAGAAGTATTTAGAGAATTAA
- the purH gene encoding bifunctional phosphoribosylaminoimidazolecarboxamide formyltransferase/IMP cyclohydrolase: MKKALISVSDKEGVVEFAKELVNLGFELLSTGGTYNLLKQEGLKVQEVSDFTRQNELFEGRVKTLHPRIHGGILYKRKDHEQEAKEQGIEAIDLVCVNLYPFKQTTQKTDDFDEIVENIDIGGPCMLRAAAKNYKSVLVLCDKADYAKVLKALKEGKADEEFRLKLMIKAYEHSANYDGFIANYLNDRFNKGFGASKFIIGRKVIDTKYGENPHQQGALYEFEDFFSTHFKALKGEASFNNLTDINAALNLASSFDKEPAVAIIKHANPCGFALKENLMQSYIEALQCDPVSAYGGVVAINGLLDEALALKINEIYVEVIIAASVDKKALEVFENKKRIKIFTQESKFLRPTYDAFDFKHISGGFVYQNSDKVGLNELKQATLKSTRAASKEEFKDLEIALKIAALTKSNNVVYVKDSAMLAIGMGMTSRIDAAKAAIAKAKDLGLDLKGCVLASEAFFPFRDSIDEASKVGVKAIVEPGGSIRDDEVIQAANEYGMALYFTGVRHFLH; this comes from the coding sequence ATGAAAAAAGCACTCATTAGTGTGAGCGATAAAGAAGGCGTGGTGGAATTTGCTAAAGAGCTTGTGAATTTAGGTTTTGAACTACTTTCAACTGGAGGCACTTATAATTTACTCAAGCAAGAGGGCTTAAAGGTGCAAGAAGTGAGCGATTTTACAAGACAAAATGAGCTTTTTGAAGGACGCGTTAAAACCCTGCACCCAAGAATTCATGGGGGCATTTTATATAAAAGAAAAGATCACGAGCAAGAGGCTAAAGAGCAGGGCATTGAGGCTATTGATTTGGTATGCGTGAACTTATATCCTTTTAAGCAAACCACTCAAAAAACTGATGATTTTGATGAGATAGTCGAAAATATAGACATAGGCGGTCCTTGTATGCTAAGAGCAGCGGCAAAAAACTATAAAAGCGTTTTGGTGCTTTGTGATAAGGCTGATTATGCCAAAGTTTTAAAAGCCTTAAAAGAGGGTAAAGCTGATGAGGAATTTAGGCTAAAATTGATGATAAAAGCTTATGAACATAGTGCAAATTATGATGGTTTTATCGCAAATTATCTCAATGATCGCTTCAATAAAGGCTTTGGAGCAAGTAAATTTATCATAGGACGCAAGGTAATTGATACTAAATATGGCGAAAATCCTCATCAACAAGGGGCTTTATATGAATTTGAAGATTTTTTTAGCACCCATTTTAAAGCCCTAAAAGGCGAGGCAAGTTTTAATAATCTCACCGACATCAACGCAGCCTTAAATTTAGCTTCAAGCTTTGATAAAGAACCAGCCGTAGCCATCATAAAGCATGCTAATCCTTGTGGTTTTGCCCTGAAGGAAAACTTAATGCAAAGTTATATAGAAGCTTTACAATGTGATCCAGTAAGTGCTTATGGAGGCGTGGTGGCGATAAATGGGCTTTTAGATGAGGCTTTAGCCTTAAAGATCAATGAAATTTATGTTGAAGTAATTATTGCTGCAAGTGTGGATAAAAAGGCTTTAGAAGTATTTGAAAATAAAAAGCGTATAAAAATTTTCACTCAAGAAAGCAAGTTTTTACGCCCTACTTATGATGCTTTTGATTTTAAGCATATAAGCGGGGGCTTTGTGTATCAAAATAGCGACAAGGTGGGTTTAAACGAGCTTAAACAAGCGACTTTAAAAAGCACAAGAGCAGCCAGCAAAGAAGAATTTAAAGACTTAGAAATCGCTCTTAAAATCGCCGCTTTAACCAAGTCAAATAATGTAGTGTATGTCAAAGACTCAGCCATGCTAGCTATAGGCATGGGTATGACAAGTCGCATTGACGCAGCAAAAGCAGCCATTGCTAAGGCTAAAGACTTGGGGCTTGATTTAAAAGGCTGCGTTTTAGCAAGTGAAGCCTTTTTTCCTTTTAGGGACAGCATAGATGAAGCAAGTAAGGTTGGGGTTAAAGCCATAGTAGAGCCCGGAGGCAGTATAAGAGATGATGAGGTTATACAAGCTGCTAATGAGTATGGCATGGCTTTATATTTTACTGGTGTGAGACATTTTTTGCATTAA
- a CDS encoding OmpA family protein, which translates to MKNKLMILLILVVLILCAVGYYVLTSSDPKNISFYEPKTQTSPQSTQTSKAQPQQLPPQQNTTPAQNSPQNKALEQSTPASTQRASKPNSASTMQSLRSEYEALLKRSRHDRSLGEPRYDVYIVDSQKLHANERKTINSITTTLSRRGGFLEYALFVEKTNTENIKITLFNKSLLDETNFIASPKPLPPLWFKFNQSSMQSIKNSFYINELKATLKPQSKIKSIVLSGHTDEVGNAAYNYMLGLKRSAAVASEFLRISGKIIIQSFGKDKQLTHDMDESKRYVNRRVETLFE; encoded by the coding sequence ATGAAAAATAAGCTGATGATTTTACTTATCCTTGTGGTGCTTATTTTGTGTGCTGTTGGGTATTATGTGCTTACGAGTTCAGATCCTAAGAATATCAGTTTTTATGAGCCAAAAACACAAACTTCTCCTCAAAGCACTCAAACGAGCAAGGCTCAACCTCAACAACTTCCACCACAACAAAATACCACACCAGCTCAAAACTCTCCTCAAAACAAAGCCCTTGAGCAAAGCACACCAGCAAGCACACAAAGAGCTTCAAAGCCAAATTCAGCCTCCACAATGCAGAGTTTAAGAAGCGAGTATGAAGCCTTGCTGAAGCGATCTAGACACGATAGAAGTCTTGGTGAGCCACGATATGATGTGTATATTGTTGATTCACAAAAGCTTCATGCAAATGAAAGAAAAACGATCAATTCTATCACCACCACGCTTTCAAGAAGAGGTGGCTTTTTAGAATACGCTTTATTTGTCGAAAAAACAAACACAGAAAATATCAAAATCACGCTTTTTAATAAAAGCTTACTTGATGAAACAAACTTTATCGCAAGCCCTAAACCCTTACCACCTCTTTGGTTTAAATTCAACCAAAGCTCAATGCAAAGCATTAAAAATAGCTTTTATATCAACGAACTTAAAGCCACGCTTAAACCACAAAGCAAGATTAAAAGCATTGTTTTAAGCGGACATACTGATGAGGTGGGAAATGCAGCGTATAATTATATGCTTGGGCTTAAAAGAAGTGCAGCTGTAGCAAGTGAGTTTTTAAGGATAAGTGGTAAAATCATCATTCAAAGCTTTGGAAAAGACAAACAACTTACTCACGATATGGACGAAAGCAAACGTTATGTCAATCGCCGTGTTGAGACTCTTTTTGAATAG